The genomic region GGTAAATTCGTCACtagtttttagttttctgAGCGATCATGCATGAGCGCGATGTGCTCAGggtcaaacaaaaaatatataataaatatataataaaaaatataaaataaaatccagcATGAATCATGATGGCCACAATTCCCTCGTGAGAGCGTGTCTATAGGTTCTCACACATGAACCTCTCTGGTTCTATTATGATTGAGTCGCGGAGTAGCGGTCTAACATGATTTTCTGagtttaaatctaaaaaattaaatgttttctgaGTCTCATTTTTTAGGACAGATGTTACTTTAACATCTTTTGGAATAATGTATCCAGCGTCATGATTCCAATTTGTATGCTACAAATGTCTCACGCAGATTTCATGGTTTAATCTAAATTCTTCGAAGTGTTCATGGTATTCACAACTCATAAATTTATAATCACAATATTTTATCTTGaatgatttattcattaaatctTCACATTCactccaaaaataaatattttctgggTGTATTTTATCGGAACAGGAGTTTGTTCCCAACTCCCAAGTTTCCCATTCGCGTGTTACTGATTTTCTCAAACTTCATGGGAGAAATGTGCTCCAGGTTCAATGTCTCACGGTTGAGAATAAATCACCATATCTGCCCACTGTACagcaatattttagaaataaaggCACGTCATTACTGAAATACACGATGCTagattttgaagttttttaaaaaagtttatagcAGAGCTCtattagtttctgagatataaatttgaagttttgcACACATGCACATAGCATACCGTACTTGTATGTCACCATAATTTCCATTACTGCGATTTATAATTGGCAGGTATAATCTACAGGGTATACATTTTCGAGTGTCAGAATCTCTCCCAACATctcaagttatttttttttttaattttgagatacggaataaaatatgcaaaaaaaacagGTAGTCGCGTTAATTTCATTAGATTATTAACCCAATTACAATTAATCtaacatttgtttttctttattaattttttttatatattaattttcactaatCACTTTTTATTAATGCGAACTTGGACACATGAAGCAGTTATAATTTCCTTTCTTTACATGAAAAATCATGTCCTTTCTTAGATAATTCGGCAAAATTCCAAATCGATCGGGTAAGGACTTTAAGCTGTAGAAAACGTACGgtcgttaaaataaaaaaagtaaaaaaaaacgactatGACCCCCCAAAAAAAAGTACCTATCTACGTACCACGTATCTATAAAtcatttgtataaaatattacttagaAAAATAGTTACGCCGAAAACTTAAGAATATTCATGCAGTTCTTGACAAAATAGAGGAGGGAATTATAGTTGATGATTATGATATCATATAATGAGGGGAACACTCGAGCCTGtaatttcgtttatttttagttgGAAGTAGCTAATCATCAGTAAcaccaataaataaatagattttGAAGTGGTGTCTTCCTTAGCACTGATCATATACTTATGTCGAAATTCTAtcattgtttaaatattttatttttagatatcaGCCTTTTTGGGCATTGTCATCTCTGTAAAGATTATCAAACCAATACCACAGCTCATACTATAataacacacacacacacacacacaagtGTTGATCAATGATTGTTTTCATCTTTTCTATGACATCAGTTGGAAAGTTGCTTGAATCAAGTGGCTTAACGAGTAGACTTTGTGTAATTCAAAACCAGTGACTTATCTAATATCTCAGCAGTTTGTTTCGATCTTTTTTAGTAGTAACATGGAAAGGCTTAAAAATGTATCGACTAGTTACTGTGGCTGTGCTAATACAAAGTTACTTTTTAGGTAAGGAGAAACCTGTATTTTTCATTCGAGCGTGTGGTAAAGTAGTTTTATTGCACGCATTCGCGAGCTGGAAGTAGCGCTTTGTTGCACGAGCacagtaataatttttatctgcCACCTGCATGATAATGCTTTATTATAGCGCTCATCTTGGGTTATTTGAGCTATATAGAGTGGTCCACCGAAAACTTTCCACAGAAGTCCTCTGTCTTAACACTTAAACATAAAATCTCTCGGACACCTCAACTTTAATTTCAAGGGGGTCATATTTCTTTGGTATAATCATTTTACTAGGTTTAACCTCTAGGTGGGGGTGACTTTCATCCTAAAAATCTTAAGTGGAAAGGGGTATCACGTTATACTTCATTTTAGACGGCCTTTTGTATGCTaccctatttttatttttggatgatcagttcttgagaaattaaggtttaaaagcGATATTATCGATTTCACTcatcaattatttcaatttattagaTGTCGAAAATGACCACCACCGACTTCCATACAGTAGTAGAGATAGTGTTCATAGTGCTCTCTGATGTCATTGAGCGTTTCTGGAGTTGTAAGATTACGTACGCAAACGTTTTTGCAAGTCTTCAAGTGATTCAAATTGTATCgcataaatttttaacttgaaatggCCCCATAAAAAAAGTCCAGTGAAGACAAATCTGGGGAATGAGCAGGtcacctttaaaatgaggtattaCTCGATACCCTttcccatttaagatttttaaaggtCTTCCTAATCTCTTAACGTCggtgtttttttcttttagttgaTCGATCCGTTGTCGAGATATTTAGGAAAACCTTTTTACTCCTTCATTACCTTTTGAATAAACCATTACATTTCTTTTCTCATTCGTTTCGATTATATAATAGGATTATTTTCCTTTGgcgctttttcgaaatatcaacaTCAACGGGGATACAGTGCCAaagctttatttaaaaaattaaaatttattcattattgcCAAACCCCTTGagataattaaacaatttttaaaaatatttttagagtCTCTGGCTTCTTCTGATTCCTGCTATTACTGTTCCGGGACACCCCAATGCGGCGATCCCATAAATTATAGGGATGTGCAGCCTAGGGATTGCTTGGAGGATAGCGTTTGTCTTAAATATGCTCGTTCATCAAAGAGTTTAGGTAGGtagatttttcaagaaatcatATCCCTATCCGAGTAATACTTACAAAAATTTAGGCCTTTCAGATGAGGAAATAATAACTGAAGAGCTCACCACATACCGGGAGTGTTTTCAACCCTCAGTTATCCTAAACATGGACATATGCGATTTTGTAAAAACGATGCAAAAGGAAGCTTTGGACAAGCTCAACCAGACCCTGGATGCATTTCAATGCAGTGTGTGCGATACCACCAACTGCAACAGTGCTTATCGTCCGCTCCACTCCTTGGCttggatttatttattttatttgtccaTTCTTTATGTATTAGACTGGTAATTTGTACTAACAAATCGACGTCTTTAGATGCTGGCAAACATCAGGGGATGCTTATGGTTATAGACCATAAGCAAAAGGTGCTTTGTATAGAGCGTTATTAAAAGGCAAGCGATTTAATGGAGAAATCTACCGCATGTggtgttattaattttcttgggGAACCCCAGGTCGCCCGGAGGTGTCCCTGAAGATCCAGTGGGATATTTTCCAGCTTTAGATTTATGGTcaaattaagatttaattttattttaagaaggaAATTTTCCAGTACATGTGCATTACTCCAATGTTGGGCAAATATTCCATGGCCAAAATCACTTGACTAGCGTAAGATTTCActtcgataaattttttcaGGTTTCAAAGGTGCGCGAACATGTCTCCCCCATTTGTGAAAGACATGCTAGTTGCCacataaacattattttaaaaaataattcaaattttaaatgaaatctcTTCAAAggaataacaataatttagcCATAAAGAACTCTTGCACACCGATAACAAATGGAAAAGAACGGTTTCCGTCAATTTGAAAGCATCAAGCAGCTGCCTCGTCTTAATAATATTGTTCTTGTCCATTAGCTTGATATCATAAGGATTGTTATTCCTTTAGACCCGGGAAACGATATCAAAATTTGAGTCTTTGAGacatttaattatgttttcttATCTAAACGAATCTGGATAAGGTAAAGGGTATAAGAACGAGGATCTCGATGGAAGTATGGAAATACGGAAAAGGGCTTATGAGGGCTtggaaagaaatatttactcGCTTTAGGGCTAAAAAAATAGAGGTCCGCAGTATTTATGTTTCTGGATTTCTGTaggaaataataatacatttctGAATTACGATACTTTGGCACTAAACACCgacataaaacaaaataaacccTACAGAGTTTTGCtggaaaatcaataatttcaagacaatttttatgtaaaccATGAATTAAACGTCTTCAGCTTTAtcgtattaataaaaaattaaataattgcGAGTTGTGCGAATCAGCTACCTCGAGTCTATGGAAAACGCATCCTTCAAGTCCAAATTTGGCATTGAAATTTAGGAATATTCatgaattttttggaaaaaattgtagaCAATTTTAATCACTTTATTCAAGACGTTTTCGTTCgagatttgaataaattttcaggaatCAAGCAAagcaaaatatattaaatcaCTACTAATGTTAATAATAGTTAAATTAAGAGTTAAATAGCAAAATGGTGTGTTATTtctgttaaaataataacaatttttgctACATTTTTGCAAcctttttcaatgttttcagaaaaatcattttgaccTAGATGGTTTTAACCAACTTAAAGCGCTTGTTAAAGCGCACGTTATAACCACATTATTCAAAACCCTGCCTTGGTTTAATTGCATAATGGCTTCTGGATTAAGTGGCCATTATTGGGTTATTGACCCTAAGTGGCCCTTCTGAACCCTACATCACGTCTATGAAACATATTGGTCCAGTCCAACTTCTGCGCAATTAACTAAAAGATCGAGAAGGTGCAATTTTGCTTCGTGTCCTGATGAAACCTGGCTTCAAGTTCGCTTTTGAGCCCTCGTAAGGAACCGGTCAAAGTAAGTTTTCTGTTATTTCTCTTCTGCAGCCAGAGGCAGAACCTCATGCTTTATGcgaatttggttttaaatataaaaattgtaaaaatatgtcaGCTGATGCAGCACTAATTTCAGATTGACCCTATGAGCTGCATGTGAACAATAATAATGAGATACagggtaaaaataaaattgaagtcAGCATGTAGAAATAAGTGACCAGCCGTAGTTAAACACCTCATTAGATCTTTCGTGTCGCGAGAATTTGGCCAGAAAACTGGTTAATTTTAGATCCAGGAAAATTTGCTTCACACAAAGAAATTTGGTGTATTTCCTATGCGAATGTTCCTTCCCAGAATATTCTTTACAGGCAGTCAAATTCATACGTTTCCACgcttatttttgaattaatgtGCTTTACCGAGTGTCCAGAAAATATCCCTGGACTTATTGAGAACTCCAAGCGAATTCATTCATTTCATAGGACGTGCGTTTCTCAGCGTTtatatgtggatttttctgaTGTTTACATCCAGAGTCTTCCCAAACTTAacaacatttgtttatttaatattgcTGCCTCGCTGAGTATAATCCACACAAGCAACGTCTTGATTTATTACGAACTcggtttccaaaaataaactGAGGATGCAGACTTAATGCCACGAGTATAACGTAGTTCCTACGAGGtcaaaaaagatattttgatttctaTTTCTGTTTTTCCGTTGTTGTAAAAGTGGGCAGGATGTGCATATACACAATCCCACTCTCGGAGTGCAGCTCAGCTGTAATGGTTATAAATAAGGTGGCTGCACTTCTATTGCTGTGGCATCTCAACGATACTGACCTCTATCATTTGAACTCtctctttttttcaattcctGCTTTGTCCTCAAAATAAAGCCACATTTGCGTAAATCAAAGACAAATCAATGAGAAGTTCCGACATGAACCTGGCACCCGCTAACACCAATATCAGAcgtaaaagaatatttttagagTGGACTTGGACCGACTCCAAGATATTCTGCGAAAATCTTTTGATTCAGGTCAGGTAAATGCCTTATACCAAATGCGCAATGTTTTTGCCAATGGAAATTTTCCTTTGAGTGAAATGCGCTCTCATCTGTAACCATTTATTGTTCAGGTTATTTGACTCTGCAGTTTCccaattaattgttattttcatgGGAAGTTGGCCGCTACCTAGAGATGCTCTATGGAAACAGTGATCaataatcattaaattaaGCTCATTAAAGAGACCAGTCTGTGTATGACAAAGCAGGTAAAATCTTTGTTCGCTGAGCGGTGAAAGGAtgccaaaattttgaaaaattgctttatggCATTTACGTAGAAAAAGGAGAATGGCGAATATACGACGTTAAAGtaataagatttaattttagagAGAAATATTACAGCTGCTTTCCATTTCGTGCGCAAAAAGCTCCTAATAGTGGATATTAGGAAATTACGCGTAAATATTTAAGTCGGTGTCTTTGGAAGATTGATTAGTaacatcaaaaatattaaatgacaAATCCTgaactgtaaaaaaatacgcAAAACCGAGGACTTTATTGATTGCACCTCAGGTATTGTGAAGGATCTTACTTATGTACATTTTTCTCCATCCTTCCCAATATGAACTTAAAATGACCAAGGAACTATATAAGAAccgtttgaaataaaagtgaattattttaccatgatgatgataatgatgCTTATCCTAATAATGATGTTCATGTTTGATGAAGAAGATGATGATGACGATGATGAtcatgatgatgatgattatgctgataatgatgatgataatcatgatgatgatgatgatgaaaatGATGATGATAATTATGATTCTGATGATGATAATGGTGATTGTGGTTAAGATTTTGAAGGTCTTCTTGGTACCAAGCTCCTAAATCCTGGGCTGAGTATCGAACTTAGAAATTGTTGTATAAACCAAAACATATTATTTCATACACTTTTTACCTATCACTATATCATATTCTTGACGAAAATATGGCACCTTTTCAAAATATGGCGAAAATTCAGGCACCTCTTTCATCAACCTGTGTCGTCGTGAAGATGAATGGCTTTCAAGCGCATTTGTtgaaaaaaccataaaaaaata from Euwallacea similis isolate ESF13 chromosome 28, ESF131.1, whole genome shotgun sequence harbors:
- the LOC136417551 gene encoding uncharacterized protein isoform X2; the protein is MYRLVTVAVLIQSYFLESLASSDSCYYCSGTPQCGDPINYRDVQPRDCLEDSVCLKYARSSKSLDEEIITEELTTYRECFQPSVILNMDICDFVKTMQKEALDKLNQTLDAFQCSVCDTTNCNSAYRPLHSLAWIYLFYLSILYVLDW
- the LOC136417551 gene encoding uncharacterized protein isoform X1, coding for MYRLVTVAVLIQSYFLESLASSDSCYYCSGTPQCGDPINYRDVQPRDCLEDSVCLKYARSSKSLGLSDEEIITEELTTYRECFQPSVILNMDICDFVKTMQKEALDKLNQTLDAFQCSVCDTTNCNSAYRPLHSLAWIYLFYLSILYVLDW